The Gopherus flavomarginatus isolate rGopFla2 chromosome 25, rGopFla2.mat.asm, whole genome shotgun sequence genome has a segment encoding these proteins:
- the CCDC43 gene encoding LOW QUALITY PROTEIN: coiled-coil domain-containing protein 43 (The sequence of the model RefSeq protein was modified relative to this genomic sequence to represent the inferred CDS: inserted 1 base in 1 codon): protein MPEPLRMGREGPSAXRISYPRSKMAAPSGGEAAGPGGFEPWLAGRLDVLGLDRAVYAAYIQGLLREEESDEERLEALHGVLAACLEEDLLPDVCREIVVKWSEAQNVGVREKKEDEIQAIASMIEKQAQIVVKPKEVSQDEKLRKAALLAQYANVTDEEDGADEQDGATAAALTIGSEKSLFRNTNVEAVVNARKLERDSLRDEAQKKKEQDRHQREKDKLAKQERKEKEKKRTQKGERKR from the exons ATGCCCGAGCCCCTGCGCATGGGCAGAGAGGGCCCCTCAG GCCGCATTAGCTACCCCCGCTCCAAGATGGCGGCGCCCAGTGGCGGGGAGGCGGCCGGGCCGGGCGGCTTCGAGCCGTGGCTGGCGGGGCGGCTGGACGTGCTGGGGCTGGACCGGGCTGTCTACGCCGCCTACATCCAGGGGCTGCTCCGGGAGGAGGAGAGCGACGAGGAGCGGCTGGAGGCGCTGCACGGGGTCCTGGCCGCCTGCCTG GAAGAAGATCTGTTACCAGATGTTTGCAGGGAAATAGTCGTGAAGTGGTCTGAAGCTCAGAATGTTGGCgtaagagaaaaaaaagaag ATGAGATCCAGGCCATTGCCAGCATGATCGAAAAGCAGGCCCAGATCGTCGTGAAGCCAAAGGAGGTTTCCCAGGATGAGAAGCTGAGGAAAGCTGCCCTCCTGGCCCAGTATGCCAATGTAACAGACGAGGAGGA TGGAGCAGATGAACAGGATGGAGCCACTGCAGCAGCACTAACGATTGGATCAGAAAAAT CGTTGTTCCGTAACACAAACGTGGAAGCTGTCGTAAACGCGAGGAAGCTGGAGAGAGATTCTCTGCGGGACGAAGCCCAGAAGAAAAAAGAGCAAGACAGACACCAGCGGGAGAAGGACAAACTAGCCAAGCAGGAgcggaaggagaaggagaagaagagGACACAGAAGGGCGAGCGGAAGCGATAG